From the Maioricimonas rarisocia genome, one window contains:
- a CDS encoding ZIP family transporter yields the protein MWLESLLGACVLSLIHLFASRLRFLDVLPRSRWLSIAGGVAVAYALIHLLPEVQHHHHALAESTIGSLFGGQRLVWAIALLGLMVFYWLESLARRHRQAPPDSGETGGGLFWLHMSSYSLYNMLLGYLLVREDRDLWSLVLYVIGIGLHFVVNDHGLQQHHRKRYRRYGRWILSAAILAGWGIGVATEIHRAFEAAIVAFLAGGILLNSFKEELPEERESRFSAFALGAFLYAAIMLAV from the coding sequence GTGTGGCTTGAATCACTACTGGGTGCGTGCGTCCTCAGCCTGATCCATCTGTTCGCGAGCAGACTTCGGTTTCTCGACGTGCTGCCCCGCAGCCGCTGGCTCTCGATTGCCGGCGGAGTCGCGGTGGCGTACGCGCTGATCCACCTCCTTCCCGAGGTGCAGCATCACCACCACGCTCTGGCAGAGTCGACGATCGGTTCGCTGTTCGGTGGTCAACGGCTGGTCTGGGCGATTGCGCTGCTGGGACTGATGGTCTTCTACTGGCTGGAGAGTCTCGCGCGTCGGCACCGGCAGGCACCGCCGGATTCCGGCGAAACCGGCGGGGGACTTTTCTGGCTGCATATGTCCTCCTACTCGCTGTACAACATGCTGCTCGGTTATCTGCTGGTCAGAGAGGATCGGGACCTCTGGTCACTGGTCCTTTACGTGATCGGCATCGGCCTGCACTTCGTCGTAAACGACCACGGTCTGCAGCAGCATCACCGCAAACGCTATCGCCGTTACGGTCGCTGGATCCTGTCGGCGGCGATCCTGGCGGGGTGGGGGATCGGTGTGGCGACCGAGATCCACCGGGCGTTCGAAGCGGCAATCGTCGCGTTTCTTGCCGGCGGGATTCTGCTGAACTCCTTCAAGGAGGAGCTGCCCGAGGAACGCGAAAGCCGGTTCTCGGCGTTTGCTCTCGGTGCGTTTCTCTATGCCGCCATCATGCTGGCGGTCTGA
- a CDS encoding FG-GAP-like repeat-containing protein, giving the protein MSSRPSPRGSIRFLLVGGAVLAVGLLGLAFWPSDSKPEPVPQDALLERAEAALQSREYDRVLQLTRDVDPASDEWPRARMLAGEAATRSGQLQQALEEYGALAEQRPDTTEAAEARFYSGEVYRELGQLSQAVDAYRQAVMIAPDNVAIHERLAFLLSTVGNRWEAYRHYGVLVRSGSATYVELALFADLERPVEQRPFLEECARKAPDDVLVRQGLAAHTLWEGKADAAERQLRDLLEDRPDLPAAQAMLGELLVKGEAGPFLRWHSDVPAEATGHPDVWYVRGLWLRRQGDLRGAAHCLLTTLQLAPTLRRATVQLGQVLTSLEEPEAEAVAEYADRLVQLTQTIDAILRTEAEKEDVLRQAVDLLVRTGRIWEACAWGVVARGRFPEAAWPEELFERWSGLLNPQLPVVLEQAGPLSVFDVAEFPLADTLFRLPDSSPESASRSEGTAAKIRFEEADAGIDFVYFNGNEFFDHRFDRPAGTSEQQPRGNRQFEQTGGGVGVIDYDLDGAPDLYLTQGTTWEMGEQEPGPTPEFTDQLFRGYGPDGFATVTANARVRGVGFGQGCTVGDFNNDGFPDLYVANVGRNRLLENMGDGTFVDVTDEAGLRHDEWTTSVLLADLNGDGVPDLFDVNYVRGPQVFTAICDGRACSPSVFDGCPDRVLLGRGDGTFAAASIEAESDNSKGLGIVTLFPREQSLPSLFIANDQTANFFLQPPREAGEPFALTDAAFLTGLAFDVNGTALACMGIAADDIDGNGTTDLFVTNFRDESNTLYLQDPPGLFLDATTAMGLHSASVPYVGWGTQFLDADLDGDPDVVLVNGHVDDYRDEGGEYHMRPQFFRNRGDGRFDEMDAADVGSWFSRKFLGRGLARLDWNRDGRMDFAVSNIGDRASLMTNASESVGHFLNIRLHATATARDAFGTRVTVTAGDEERTRTLLAGDGYMASNERVLQFGLGAAESADIRIEWPSGSVTPLEDLPVDVTVELVEGRAVGILWRGAEPEPLPVPAETIPVP; this is encoded by the coding sequence ATGAGCAGTCGCCCCAGCCCCCGCGGCAGTATCCGATTCCTGCTTGTCGGGGGCGCGGTGCTTGCTGTCGGCCTGCTGGGGCTGGCGTTCTGGCCATCGGATTCGAAGCCGGAGCCGGTCCCGCAGGACGCACTGCTCGAGCGGGCGGAAGCGGCACTGCAAAGCCGCGAATACGACCGCGTCCTGCAGCTGACGCGCGACGTCGATCCCGCTTCCGACGAGTGGCCCCGTGCCCGCATGCTGGCGGGAGAGGCAGCCACGCGCTCCGGTCAGCTCCAGCAGGCTCTCGAAGAGTACGGGGCTCTTGCGGAGCAGCGGCCCGATACAACCGAGGCCGCCGAAGCGAGGTTCTACTCCGGCGAGGTCTACCGCGAGCTGGGGCAGTTGTCTCAGGCGGTCGACGCGTACCGGCAGGCGGTCATGATCGCTCCGGACAACGTGGCGATCCACGAGCGGCTGGCGTTCCTGCTGAGTACCGTCGGCAACCGCTGGGAAGCCTACCGGCACTACGGGGTACTGGTGCGCAGCGGCTCGGCCACCTACGTCGAGCTGGCCCTCTTTGCGGATCTCGAGCGACCCGTCGAGCAGCGGCCGTTTCTCGAAGAATGTGCCCGCAAGGCTCCCGACGACGTCCTGGTCCGGCAGGGGCTGGCCGCCCACACGCTGTGGGAAGGAAAGGCGGACGCAGCGGAGCGCCAGCTGCGCGACCTGCTTGAAGACAGACCCGATCTGCCGGCGGCTCAGGCGATGCTGGGCGAACTGCTGGTGAAGGGGGAGGCAGGACCGTTTCTGCGATGGCACAGCGACGTGCCTGCCGAGGCGACGGGGCATCCGGACGTCTGGTACGTGCGGGGGCTCTGGCTCCGCAGGCAGGGGGATCTCCGCGGAGCAGCGCACTGCCTGCTGACGACGCTGCAGTTGGCTCCCACACTTCGGCGGGCGACGGTCCAGCTGGGACAAGTTCTGACCTCACTCGAAGAGCCGGAAGCAGAGGCGGTGGCCGAGTACGCCGATCGCCTCGTGCAGTTGACGCAGACGATCGATGCGATCCTGCGGACCGAGGCAGAGAAGGAGGACGTGCTGCGGCAGGCGGTCGACCTGCTGGTGCGGACCGGACGGATCTGGGAAGCGTGTGCCTGGGGCGTGGTGGCGCGGGGGCGGTTTCCTGAGGCGGCCTGGCCGGAAGAACTGTTCGAACGCTGGTCGGGGCTGCTCAATCCGCAGTTGCCGGTCGTTCTGGAGCAGGCCGGCCCCCTCTCGGTCTTCGATGTCGCGGAGTTCCCGCTCGCCGATACCCTGTTCCGGCTCCCGGACTCAAGTCCGGAGAGCGCGAGCCGATCGGAAGGTACGGCTGCGAAGATCCGGTTCGAAGAAGCAGACGCGGGAATCGACTTCGTCTACTTCAACGGCAACGAGTTCTTTGATCACCGCTTCGACCGGCCCGCCGGGACATCAGAGCAGCAGCCGCGGGGCAACCGGCAGTTCGAACAGACCGGCGGCGGCGTCGGCGTGATCGACTATGACCTCGATGGGGCTCCCGATCTGTACCTCACGCAGGGGACCACTTGGGAGATGGGAGAGCAGGAGCCGGGGCCTACACCCGAGTTCACAGATCAGCTCTTCCGCGGTTATGGTCCGGACGGCTTCGCGACCGTCACTGCGAACGCCCGGGTTCGTGGCGTCGGATTCGGACAGGGCTGCACGGTCGGTGACTTCAACAACGATGGCTTTCCCGATCTGTACGTCGCCAACGTCGGCAGGAACCGGTTGCTGGAGAACATGGGGGACGGCACGTTTGTCGACGTGACCGACGAAGCGGGCCTTCGCCACGACGAATGGACGACCAGCGTCCTGCTTGCGGACCTCAATGGCGACGGTGTGCCGGACCTGTTCGACGTGAACTACGTCCGCGGCCCGCAGGTCTTCACGGCAATCTGTGACGGCCGGGCCTGCTCGCCGAGCGTCTTCGACGGCTGCCCCGATCGCGTGCTGCTCGGTCGTGGTGACGGCACGTTCGCGGCCGCTTCCATCGAGGCTGAGTCCGACAACTCCAAGGGGCTGGGGATCGTCACGCTCTTTCCGCGGGAGCAGTCCCTTCCGTCGCTGTTCATCGCCAACGACCAGACGGCGAATTTCTTTCTGCAGCCTCCTCGGGAAGCGGGTGAGCCGTTTGCACTGACGGATGCGGCCTTTCTCACCGGTCTGGCATTCGACGTGAATGGGACGGCGCTGGCCTGCATGGGAATTGCGGCCGACGACATCGATGGCAACGGCACGACGGACCTGTTCGTGACGAACTTCCGCGACGAGTCAAACACGCTGTACCTGCAGGATCCGCCCGGACTCTTTCTCGATGCGACGACGGCGATGGGGCTGCATTCGGCATCGGTGCCGTACGTTGGGTGGGGAACGCAGTTTCTCGATGCCGACCTCGATGGTGATCCGGACGTCGTCCTCGTCAACGGCCATGTCGACGACTACCGGGATGAGGGGGGCGAGTATCACATGCGGCCGCAGTTCTTTCGGAACCGGGGGGACGGTCGCTTCGACGAGATGGACGCGGCCGACGTGGGAAGCTGGTTTTCCCGCAAGTTCCTGGGACGTGGCCTGGCCCGTCTGGACTGGAACCGGGATGGCCGGATGGATTTTGCTGTCTCCAACATCGGCGACCGGGCCTCGCTGATGACCAACGCTTCTGAGTCGGTGGGACACTTCCTGAACATCCGTCTGCATGCAACCGCGACGGCGCGGGACGCGTTCGGAACCCGCGTAACCGTCACCGCAGGAGACGAAGAGCGGACGCGGACTCTGCTGGCCGGCGACGGCTACATGGCGAGCAACGAACGAGTGCTGCAGTTCGGGCTGGGAGCGGCAGAGTCGGCGGACATTCGCATCGAGTGGCCCTCGGGAAGCGTGACGCCGCTCGAAGACCTGCCGGTCGACGTCACGGTTGAACTGGTCGAGGGCAGGGCGGTCGGCATACTCTGGCGGGGGGCTGAACCCGAGCCGCTTCCTGTTCCTGCCGAAACGATTCCTGTGCCGTGA
- a CDS encoding carboxypeptidase-like regulatory domain-containing protein produces the protein MKMFHVGSLGPGMLLMMVAALGCTGGETEGRVDVYPVSGKVTMGGGPLVNATVAFAPREGQPTAVGRTDVNGEYQLSTYGGNDGAAAGSYSVVVTKPLGGGGTASAEDAHGTDPTANYDAGGGHGAAGGEGTAGAVPERYSNSDQTPLSAEVSADDENRFDFEIEL, from the coding sequence ATGAAGATGTTCCACGTGGGCAGCCTGGGCCCGGGCATGCTGTTGATGATGGTGGCTGCCCTCGGATGTACCGGTGGTGAAACCGAAGGGCGTGTCGACGTCTATCCCGTGTCGGGCAAGGTCACCATGGGGGGCGGACCGCTGGTCAACGCCACCGTCGCCTTCGCTCCGCGGGAAGGGCAGCCGACGGCCGTGGGGCGGACCGACGTCAACGGCGAATACCAGTTGTCGACGTACGGCGGCAACGACGGGGCTGCGGCCGGTTCGTATTCGGTCGTCGTCACCAAGCCGCTTGGCGGTGGCGGCACGGCGTCAGCCGAAGATGCTCATGGCACCGATCCGACGGCCAACTACGATGCAGGTGGCGGGCATGGAGCTGCGGGTGGTGAGGGGACGGCGGGAGCTGTTCCGGAGCGGTATTCGAACTCCGATCAAACGCCGCTGTCGGCCGAAGTGAGCGCCGACGACGAGAACCGGTTCGATTTTGAGATCGAGCTGTAA
- a CDS encoding GntR family transcriptional regulator, whose translation MLLHIEKGSSTPISRQIRDQIREQCLSGVLKPGEKLPSVRELARELAVNVNTVFRVYERLASERLVELRHGDGTYVLPPTDGDEAGLTEQRSRFESEFDQLVHRGLLLGIPPADLKARLNRVLRSAGKAAK comes from the coding sequence ATGCTGTTACACATCGAAAAAGGTTCGTCGACTCCGATCTCGCGGCAGATTCGCGACCAGATCCGCGAGCAGTGTCTCTCCGGAGTTCTCAAGCCCGGGGAGAAACTGCCGTCTGTTCGCGAACTGGCCCGCGAGCTGGCCGTCAACGTGAACACGGTCTTCCGGGTTTACGAACGGCTGGCGTCGGAACGGCTCGTGGAACTGCGTCATGGCGACGGCACCTACGTGCTGCCTCCGACCGATGGCGACGAGGCCGGGCTGACCGAGCAGCGCAGCCGGTTCGAGTCGGAGTTCGACCAGCTCGTTCATCGGGGACTGCTGCTGGGCATTCCTCCGGCCGACCTCAAGGCACGGCTGAACCGCGTGCTGCGGTCCGCCGGCAAGGCGGCGAAGTAG
- a CDS encoding FG-GAP-like repeat-containing protein produces MTESSTSPTKSRRRWPLVAGLAVALLGIGWALWPAANKPDVEASALLKQARVLQARGELVEAEALAAKALDADPELGAAAMLAAECAAGRGEAGQAVTWLERIPDSDRELAFRGRLHAAQLLHQVLMRWLDAEGAYRAALELAPGNVDASIGLARLLGQCGRRREAIPYVLRLVQAGDPTDLLMLLARDNGVIHIEDRLEQAFGKNADDPNILIGLAWHAAEEDNVDRAIALLRQAMEHPQCPVVAHVMHGQRLLDQQRFDELIEWERTVPDEADRFPETWLVRARMADQAGDRPGAIRCYAEAFQRAPESKPACFGLSRLLSEASEATAAEPFAAWLQELQELENEQNRVLFAGQHETVDPLIGLVRRYAAVGRLWEAYGWCLLALDVDSTHQQARQLFAELRQRVAELPLQLVAPGVGPDVSELLARYPLPTFDTGALPEVDPDRGDGDASVATDISFRDDAERVGLAFRYCNGTLGEPTRRMYEFTGGGIGVLDYDRDGMPDVHFTQGHPWDDPDPDGPYVDQLFRNVAATAFRNVTTAARIREAGFGQGVTVGDIDGDGFPDLYVANIGGNRLWLNNGDGTFSDATEAAGIAGEAWTTSCLLADLTGDGLPDLYDVNYVTAPDVFERICPRPDGTPGMCMPFHFDSQPDRLLVNDGEGGFVDATTERLPEHTAGKGLGIALWRETDTGRLNLFVANDTTPNFLFTGDASDGSLQLEEQGIASGLAFNAAGKAEGCMGIAVGDVDGNGHLDLHVTNFYNESNTLYAGVGNSIFEDRTRQWGLEESSLPVLGFGTQFLDANADGRLELFVTNGHLDDLRASGRPYRMPPQLYLWDGGGFVSGDPAKLGAYFQQEWLGRPAAKLDWNRDGREDLIVGHLEDDVALLTNAGPEAGHGLALTLVGTRSGRDAIGTTFTARVGKRTIVRQLTAGDGYQVSNERRVIIGTGSAEVIDELVIRWPSGAVQTFRDVATADGPSLSGGMLLIEEAMLRRLPPAG; encoded by the coding sequence GTGACAGAGTCCTCGACCTCACCGACCAAGTCCCGCAGGCGCTGGCCGCTGGTGGCGGGTCTCGCTGTCGCATTGCTGGGGATCGGCTGGGCGCTCTGGCCGGCAGCGAACAAGCCGGACGTGGAGGCATCGGCGCTGCTCAAGCAGGCTCGCGTATTGCAGGCCCGGGGAGAACTCGTCGAAGCCGAAGCACTCGCGGCGAAGGCGCTTGATGCCGACCCGGAACTTGGAGCGGCGGCGATGCTGGCGGCGGAGTGCGCTGCCGGTCGGGGCGAGGCCGGGCAGGCCGTCACATGGCTCGAACGAATACCCGACAGTGACCGCGAGCTGGCGTTTCGTGGCCGGCTGCATGCCGCCCAACTGCTGCATCAGGTGCTGATGCGATGGCTCGACGCGGAGGGAGCGTACCGCGCCGCGCTCGAACTGGCTCCGGGCAACGTCGACGCGAGCATCGGTCTGGCCCGTCTGCTGGGGCAGTGCGGACGCCGGCGGGAAGCGATCCCGTATGTGCTGCGACTGGTGCAGGCGGGCGATCCAACTGACCTGCTGATGTTGCTGGCCCGGGACAACGGCGTCATTCACATCGAAGACCGGCTCGAGCAGGCATTCGGAAAGAACGCAGACGATCCGAACATCCTCATCGGCCTCGCGTGGCATGCTGCCGAGGAAGACAACGTCGATCGGGCGATCGCGCTGCTGCGTCAGGCAATGGAGCATCCGCAATGCCCCGTTGTCGCGCACGTGATGCATGGGCAGCGGCTGCTCGACCAGCAGCGATTCGATGAACTGATCGAGTGGGAACGGACCGTGCCGGACGAGGCGGACCGGTTTCCCGAAACGTGGCTGGTGCGGGCCCGCATGGCAGACCAGGCGGGTGACCGGCCCGGGGCCATCCGCTGTTATGCCGAGGCCTTCCAGCGGGCACCCGAGTCGAAGCCGGCCTGCTTCGGTCTGTCGCGACTGCTGTCCGAGGCAAGCGAGGCGACTGCTGCGGAACCGTTTGCCGCATGGCTTCAAGAGCTTCAGGAACTGGAGAACGAGCAGAACCGGGTTCTGTTTGCCGGCCAGCATGAAACGGTCGATCCGCTGATCGGGCTGGTTCGTCGCTATGCCGCGGTCGGCCGTCTGTGGGAGGCGTACGGCTGGTGCCTGCTCGCGCTCGATGTCGATTCCACCCATCAGCAGGCCAGGCAGCTGTTCGCGGAACTGAGACAACGTGTGGCCGAACTGCCGCTGCAACTGGTCGCGCCCGGAGTCGGGCCCGACGTCTCGGAGCTGCTCGCACGCTACCCGTTGCCGACGTTCGATACCGGAGCACTTCCCGAAGTCGACCCCGACAGAGGGGACGGTGATGCGAGCGTGGCGACCGACATCTCCTTTCGTGATGACGCGGAGCGGGTGGGACTGGCGTTCCGCTACTGCAACGGCACGCTCGGTGAGCCGACGCGGCGGATGTACGAGTTCACCGGAGGAGGGATCGGCGTCCTCGACTACGACCGGGATGGCATGCCGGACGTGCATTTCACGCAGGGACATCCCTGGGATGATCCCGATCCCGACGGTCCGTACGTGGATCAGCTGTTCCGCAATGTAGCGGCGACGGCGTTCCGCAACGTCACCACTGCGGCGCGGATTCGTGAAGCCGGCTTCGGGCAGGGAGTGACCGTCGGCGACATCGATGGGGATGGCTTTCCGGATCTGTATGTCGCCAACATCGGTGGGAACCGGCTGTGGCTCAACAACGGCGACGGCACGTTCAGCGACGCGACGGAAGCAGCCGGCATCGCGGGAGAAGCCTGGACGACCAGTTGCCTTCTCGCCGACCTGACCGGCGACGGTCTCCCGGATCTGTATGACGTCAACTACGTCACGGCACCGGACGTATTCGAACGGATCTGCCCCAGGCCGGACGGTACGCCCGGCATGTGCATGCCGTTTCATTTCGATTCGCAGCCGGACCGCCTGCTCGTCAATGACGGCGAGGGAGGGTTTGTCGATGCGACTACAGAGCGGCTGCCGGAGCATACGGCCGGCAAGGGACTGGGGATTGCGCTCTGGCGGGAGACGGACACGGGACGGCTGAATCTGTTCGTCGCGAACGATACGACGCCGAACTTCCTGTTCACCGGTGATGCCTCGGACGGTTCGCTCCAACTGGAAGAGCAGGGGATTGCGAGCGGGCTGGCCTTCAATGCGGCCGGCAAGGCGGAAGGCTGTATGGGGATTGCCGTCGGGGATGTGGACGGGAACGGTCACCTCGATCTGCATGTCACCAACTTCTACAACGAGTCGAACACGTTGTACGCGGGGGTGGGAAACAGCATCTTCGAGGACCGAACGCGGCAGTGGGGCCTGGAAGAATCGAGCCTGCCGGTTCTCGGGTTCGGCACACAGTTCCTCGACGCGAACGCCGACGGCCGGCTGGAACTGTTCGTCACGAACGGGCACCTCGACGATCTGCGCGCGAGCGGCAGGCCGTACCGCATGCCGCCTCAACTTTACCTGTGGGATGGCGGGGGATTCGTTTCGGGAGATCCGGCAAAGCTGGGAGCGTACTTTCAGCAGGAATGGCTCGGTCGTCCGGCGGCGAAGCTGGACTGGAACCGGGATGGTCGGGAAGACCTGATCGTCGGCCATCTTGAGGACGACGTTGCCTTGCTGACCAACGCCGGACCGGAGGCGGGACATGGTCTCGCGCTGACGCTGGTCGGCACGCGGTCCGGACGGGACGCGATCGGTACCACCTTCACCGCCCGGGTGGGGAAACGCACCATTGTTCGTCAGTTGACGGCGGGGGATGGTTATCAGGTGAGCAACGAGCGGCGAGTGATCATCGGCACCGGATCAGCGGAAGTGATCGACGAACTGGTCATCCGCTGGCCATCGGGAGCCGTGCAGACATTTCGCGATGTGGCCACGGCTGATGGCCCGTCTCTCAGCGGCGGGATGCTGCTGATCGAGGAAGCGATGCTGCGGCGCTTGCCGCCCGCCGGGTGA
- a CDS encoding ABC transporter ATP-binding protein, protein MSESVIRVDGLKKSFGGPPVLDGVSFEVRRGETFALLGRNGAGKTTTIRILLGLLKPDAGTVEVAGCDPQAQPLDVRSRVGYLAEDQAMYEWMTPVELCRFLQPFYPTWDAKLASELLERFELPRQQRIEHLSKGQTVKLGLAVALAYRPEIAILDDPALGLDPIARKEFNRDLIDWLQAEGRTVIYSSHLLDEVETVADRVAILDAGRIVRLEQTEVLRERVQRVMLPIEKARLLPAPEGLLDVRQHADHIEIVVDGIDTFLRDLAQAGVESEPAELTLDEIFAAFVIGRTDGWPEAPAPVTAS, encoded by the coding sequence ATGAGTGAGTCCGTGATCCGCGTGGACGGCTTGAAGAAGTCGTTTGGCGGGCCCCCCGTACTGGATGGCGTTTCCTTCGAAGTGCGGCGCGGTGAGACGTTCGCGCTGCTCGGCCGGAACGGTGCCGGCAAGACGACCACGATCCGCATTCTGCTCGGGCTGCTCAAGCCGGATGCGGGAACGGTCGAAGTGGCTGGTTGCGATCCGCAGGCACAACCGCTCGATGTCCGCAGCCGCGTTGGCTATCTCGCCGAAGATCAGGCGATGTACGAATGGATGACGCCGGTCGAACTTTGCCGGTTCCTGCAGCCGTTCTACCCGACCTGGGATGCGAAGCTGGCGAGCGAACTGCTCGAGCGGTTCGAGCTGCCGCGGCAGCAGCGGATCGAACATCTCTCGAAGGGGCAGACGGTCAAGCTGGGGCTGGCGGTCGCGCTGGCGTACCGGCCCGAGATCGCGATTCTGGATGATCCGGCACTGGGACTCGATCCGATCGCCCGCAAGGAGTTCAACCGCGACCTGATCGACTGGCTGCAGGCGGAAGGGCGGACCGTCATCTACAGCTCACATCTGCTGGATGAGGTCGAAACGGTTGCCGACCGGGTCGCCATTCTCGATGCGGGGCGGATCGTACGGCTGGAACAGACGGAGGTCCTCCGCGAACGCGTGCAGCGGGTCATGCTGCCGATCGAGAAGGCCCGGCTGTTGCCCGCCCCGGAGGGATTGCTGGATGTGCGGCAGCATGCGGACCACATCGAAATCGTCGTCGACGGCATCGATACGTTCCTACGGGATCTGGCGCAGGCCGGCGTGGAGAGTGAACCTGCCGAGCTGACGCTCGATGAAATCTTTGCCGCCTTCGTCATCGGCCGCACGGACGGATGGCCGGAAGCACCTGCACCCGTCACCGCCAGTTGA
- a CDS encoding DUF1559 domain-containing protein — MVQRLLKRRGFTLIELLVVIAIIAILIALLLPAVQQAREAARRTQCKNNLKQLGLAIHNYHDVYGMVPMASGSNGGPGGRRHSGYVGMLPYIDQAPLFNLIAGGGTAASVNGSTDYNGFDFVPWDNNHRAVRTKIPMLLCPSDADTTEQNPREKCNYMFSRGDTAWDHNPAWNGNGGRGLRGMFVGGSGNSGTRSFRDVTDGLSNTIAMGERIKSQPGANTIKTGAISRNLEQSSYRANAAVCLGEVDANGQYSGTIGRWAGTRWMDGAPAFTGMTTILGPNKPSCIDNNGSDWYDGIFDPSSHHTGGAHTLMGDGAVRFISENIDAGNAASASPSSGPSPFGTWGALGSIRGEEPIGEF; from the coding sequence ATGGTGCAACGATTGTTGAAGCGGCGTGGATTCACGCTGATCGAACTGCTGGTGGTGATCGCCATCATTGCGATCCTCATTGCGCTGCTGCTCCCGGCGGTGCAGCAGGCCCGCGAAGCGGCCCGGCGGACGCAGTGCAAGAACAACCTCAAGCAGCTCGGACTGGCCATCCACAACTACCACGACGTGTACGGCATGGTTCCCATGGCGTCCGGCAGCAACGGTGGCCCGGGCGGTCGTCGCCACAGCGGCTACGTCGGCATGCTCCCGTACATTGATCAGGCGCCGCTGTTCAATCTGATCGCTGGTGGGGGAACGGCCGCTTCGGTCAACGGCTCCACCGACTACAACGGCTTCGACTTCGTGCCGTGGGACAACAACCACCGCGCTGTCCGCACGAAGATTCCGATGCTGCTCTGCCCGTCGGATGCCGACACGACCGAGCAGAATCCCCGCGAGAAATGTAACTACATGTTCTCGCGCGGTGACACCGCCTGGGATCACAACCCGGCCTGGAACGGCAACGGCGGCCGTGGCCTGCGTGGCATGTTCGTGGGTGGCAGCGGCAACTCGGGAACGCGGAGTTTCCGGGACGTCACCGACGGACTGAGTAACACGATCGCCATGGGTGAGCGGATCAAGTCGCAGCCGGGCGCGAACACCATCAAGACCGGTGCGATTTCGCGGAACCTCGAGCAGTCCTCGTACCGCGCCAATGCGGCGGTCTGCCTGGGTGAAGTCGATGCGAACGGCCAGTACTCGGGTACGATCGGTCGCTGGGCCGGAACCCGCTGGATGGACGGTGCGCCTGCCTTCACCGGCATGACGACCATCCTCGGACCGAACAAGCCGAGCTGTATCGATAACAACGGGTCCGACTGGTACGACGGGATCTTCGATCCGAGCAGTCACCACACCGGGGGCGCGCACACGCTGATGGGGGACGGGGCCGTCCGTTTCATCAGCGAGAACATCGATGCCGGCAACGCGGCGTCGGCCTCGCCCTCTTCCGGTCCGAGTCCGTTCGGCACCTGGGGAGCTCTTGGCTCGATTCGGGGTGAAGAGCCGATCGGCGAGTTCTGA
- a CDS encoding transglutaminase family protein, which yields MRYKVTHTTTYSYGDPVPVCHNQVVLTPREHENLRCFKHRLLIRPTPTSSSRRKDYFGNMVHAFSIQESHRKLTVTASSRVEVRAREFPEPADTPAWETVANGVYEQEDDGWFQASPFVCRSPYISWSNELEQYARQSFGKKRPILEAARDLTHRIYTDFAYDKEATHVGTTPEESFRLKGGVCQDFAHVQIACLRSLGIPARYVSGYLRTIPPEGQPRLVGADESHAWLSVYCGPAGWIDVDPTNDTLCGTDHLTLGWGRDYSDVCPIKGVFIGGGQHAITVSVDVCPID from the coding sequence ATGCGCTACAAGGTCACGCACACGACCACTTACTCCTACGGCGATCCGGTTCCGGTCTGTCATAACCAGGTCGTGCTCACGCCGCGCGAGCATGAGAACCTCCGCTGCTTCAAGCACCGGCTGCTGATCCGTCCCACGCCGACAAGTTCGTCCCGGCGGAAGGATTACTTCGGCAACATGGTGCACGCATTCTCGATTCAGGAAAGCCACCGCAAGCTGACTGTGACCGCGTCGAGTCGCGTCGAAGTGCGGGCCCGCGAGTTTCCGGAACCTGCGGACACTCCCGCATGGGAAACCGTCGCCAACGGCGTCTACGAGCAGGAGGACGACGGCTGGTTCCAGGCCTCGCCATTCGTCTGCCGGTCACCCTACATCTCCTGGTCGAACGAACTGGAGCAGTACGCCCGCCAGTCGTTCGGGAAGAAGCGCCCGATCCTCGAAGCGGCCCGCGACCTGACGCATCGCATCTACACCGACTTCGCTTACGACAAAGAGGCCACGCACGTCGGCACGACGCCCGAAGAATCGTTTCGGCTGAAGGGAGGCGTCTGCCAGGACTTCGCGCACGTGCAGATTGCCTGTCTGCGTTCGCTCGGCATCCCGGCCCGGTACGTGAGCGGTTATCTGCGGACCATCCCGCCAGAGGGCCAGCCCCGCCTGGTGGGTGCCGACGAATCGCACGCCTGGCTTTCGGTCTACTGCGGACCGGCCGGCTGGATCGACGTCGACCCGACGAACGACACGCTGTGCGGCACCGACCACCTTACGCTGGGATGGGGACGCGACTACAGCGATGTCTGCCCGATCAAGGGGGTGTTCATCGGCGGCGGCCAGCATGCGATTACCGTCTCGGTCGACGTCTGCCCGATCGATTGA